The Caldicellulosiruptor acetigenus DNA window TTTAGGTAATTTTCTTAGGTGATTTTAGATTTTTCATCTTGAAAAATGAATAAAAATATTAGAAAATAAAATTAGTTTATAAAAACAAAAATTATTTTAGGTTGGTGAAAAATATGAATGATAAAGATTTTTTAAGCTATTTGAATTCTCCCAAAATAAAAGATGTTTCAATCACAGATCCTTTTTGGGGGAAATACATAGACCTTGTCAAAGATGTGGTAGTTCCATATCAATGGGAGATACTCAATGATAATGTTGATATTCCAGTCAAAAGCCATGCAATAAAGAATTTCAGGATAGCAGCAGGACTTGAGGAAGGAGAATTTAAAGGGTTTGTTTTTCAAGATAGCGATGTTGCAAAGTGGCTTGAAGCAGCTTCATATGTCCTTGAAAAGTATCCAAACCCTGATTTGGAAAAGAAGGTTGACGAGGTTATACAGCTGATTGGCAAGGCTCAGTGGGAAGATGGATACCTCAATACATATTTTACCATCAAAGAAAAGGGCAAAAGATGGACCAATTTAGAAGAATGTCATGAACTGTACACTGCAGGGCACATGATAGAAGCCGGTGTTGCACATTTTCTGGCAACTGGTAAAACAAGCCTTTTGGAGATTGTAAAAAAGCTTGCCGACCACATATACAGCATTTTTGGCAAAGAAGAAGGTAAAATTCCTGGGTATGATGGTCATCCAGAGATTGAACTTGCGCTTGTAAAGCTCTATGAAGTGACGGGGGACAGAAAATATTTAGAGCTTGCAAAGTTTTTTGTTGATGAAAGAGGTCAAGAGCCATATTACTTTGACATCGAATGGGAGAAAAGAGGTAGAAAAGAGCACTGGCAAGGGTTCAAAAGGCTTGGCAGAGAGTATTTGCAGGCTCACAAACCTGTTCGGCAGCAGAAAGAGGCTGTTGGTCATGCAGTCAGAGCAGTTTATCTTTATTCTGGTATGGCAGATGTTGCAGCATATACACAGGATAAAGAGCTTTTTGATGTGTGCAAGACTCTCTTTGATGATATAGTCAAGAGGAAGATGTATATCACCGGTGCAATTGGTTCGTCTGCTCATGGCGAGGCATTTACATTTGAATATGACTTGCCAAACGATGCAGCGTATGCTGAGACTTGTGCATCTGTAGGTCTTATCTTTTTTGCATATCGCTTAAACAAAATAGAGCCGCATGCTAAGTATTACGATGCTGTAGAAAGGGCTCTTTATAACACCGTTATTGGTTCTATGTCGCAGGATGGTAAGAAGTATTTTTATGTAAATCCTCTTGAGGTATATCCAAAAGAAGTGGAAAAGAGGTTTGACAGACACCATGTA harbors:
- a CDS encoding glycoside hydrolase family 127 protein, with product MNDKDFLSYLNSPKIKDVSITDPFWGKYIDLVKDVVVPYQWEILNDNVDIPVKSHAIKNFRIAAGLEEGEFKGFVFQDSDVAKWLEAASYVLEKYPNPDLEKKVDEVIQLIGKAQWEDGYLNTYFTIKEKGKRWTNLEECHELYTAGHMIEAGVAHFLATGKTSLLEIVKKLADHIYSIFGKEEGKIPGYDGHPEIELALVKLYEVTGDRKYLELAKFFVDERGQEPYYFDIEWEKRGRKEHWQGFKRLGREYLQAHKPVRQQKEAVGHAVRAVYLYSGMADVAAYTQDKELFDVCKTLFDDIVKRKMYITGAIGSSAHGEAFTFEYDLPNDAAYAETCASVGLIFFAYRLNKIEPHAKYYDAVERALYNTVIGSMSQDGKKYFYVNPLEVYPKEVEKRFDRHHVKPERQPWFGCACCPPNVARLLASLGRYVYSYSHDRIYVNLYIGSSVQVELDGVKVLLQQVSSYPFEDMVKIDLKPSKEARFKLYLRIPGWCESYEVYVNGKKEEMHKLPSGYVCIERLWKENDQVVLKIPTEVKMVSSHPQVRSNVGKVAVVKGPVVFCAEEADNGKNLHLLFVDANSKCKLEFDSNILGGLYTAKVDGFRMAEDDFGEELYRSYKPKFVPVKIKLIPYYAWANRGVGEMRVWIGCLSF